A window from Chitinispirillum alkaliphilum encodes these proteins:
- a CDS encoding Biotin carboxylase of acetyl-CoA carboxylase: MIRRILIANRGEIALRVIRTCRELGIESVAVYAQADSESLHVSMADKAMCLGRGTLAETYLDKLEIITAAKVSGADAIHPGYGFLSESSEFAKMVDDYGITFIGPSHGTISRMGDKIAALNTALSAGVPVIPGSLGAVESDKLVMEIAEEIGFPIIIKAAAGGGGKGMRIVREKFQLEESLHSARSEARNFFGNDSVYVERYIEAGRHVEVQVLADNYGNALALGERDCSIQRRHQKLVEESPAPFLPEEVRAEMFEAAVRLARETQYTGVGTIEFIVDEKNRFFFIEMNTRIQVEHPVTELCTDIDLIKYQILTASGEKLPFTQDQITHEGHSIECRINAENPQNNFIPSPGKITHLVLPGGPGVRVDSHIYAGYKIPHQYDSLIAKIIVHAPNRPEAIARMRRALSEFQVEGIETTIPLHKKIMNNEVFNGGKYNTGFIVEESILDQGVREKIVYERTI, encoded by the coding sequence ATGATAAGACGAATACTTATAGCCAATCGCGGCGAAATTGCTTTACGGGTGATTCGTACGTGCAGGGAACTGGGAATAGAGTCTGTTGCAGTTTATGCTCAGGCTGACAGTGAATCTTTGCATGTCTCAATGGCCGATAAGGCGATGTGTCTGGGGCGCGGAACACTTGCTGAAACCTATTTGGATAAGCTGGAGATAATAACAGCTGCAAAAGTGTCCGGGGCAGATGCGATCCATCCCGGCTATGGATTTCTTTCAGAAAGCAGCGAATTTGCTAAAATGGTGGATGATTATGGGATCACCTTTATCGGACCGTCTCATGGTACAATCAGCCGCATGGGCGATAAGATCGCTGCTCTTAACACTGCCTTAAGTGCTGGTGTTCCGGTGATACCGGGAAGTCTGGGTGCTGTTGAGAGTGATAAGTTGGTGATGGAAATTGCGGAAGAGATCGGGTTCCCCATCATCATTAAGGCTGCCGCAGGAGGTGGTGGAAAGGGAATGAGGATAGTACGGGAGAAATTTCAACTTGAAGAAAGTCTCCATTCTGCAAGAAGTGAAGCAAGGAATTTCTTTGGAAATGACAGCGTGTATGTGGAGCGCTACATTGAGGCTGGCCGGCATGTGGAAGTTCAGGTATTGGCTGATAATTACGGCAATGCCTTGGCTTTGGGGGAGAGGGACTGTTCAATTCAGAGAAGACACCAGAAGCTTGTGGAAGAGAGTCCTGCGCCTTTTCTTCCCGAAGAGGTCAGGGCTGAGATGTTTGAAGCGGCTGTGAGATTGGCAAGAGAAACTCAGTATACAGGGGTGGGCACAATAGAATTTATCGTAGATGAGAAGAATCGGTTTTTCTTCATCGAAATGAACACCCGCATTCAGGTTGAACATCCTGTGACTGAGCTTTGTACTGATATAGATCTGATAAAATATCAGATCCTTACTGCATCGGGTGAAAAACTCCCCTTTACTCAGGACCAAATAACTCATGAAGGGCACTCAATAGAGTGTCGCATAAATGCAGAAAATCCGCAAAACAACTTTATCCCTTCACCCGGTAAAATCACACATCTTGTTTTGCCAGGGGGGCCGGGAGTAAGGGTGGATTCTCACATCTATGCCGGGTACAAAATTCCGCATCAGTACGACTCCCTCATTGCCAAGATTATTGTTCATGCCCCAAACAGGCCAGAAGCAATAGCAAGAATGAGAAGGGCGCTTTCTGAATTTCAGGTCGAAGGAATCGAAACCACAATTCCTCTTCATAAAAAAATCATGAATAATGAAGTTTTCAATGGTGGTAAGTACAATACCGGGTTCATTGTTGAAGAGAGCATTCTGGATCAGGGGGTTAGAGAAAAAATTGTATATGAAAGGACAATCTGA
- a CDS encoding LemA family protein, whose product MGTILLILMLTALAVVVVYMIIMFNGLITLQSNISKSWSNIDILLKQRYDEIPKLLKVCEGYMIHERTTLENVTRARAILDNSNSKEQQTQASNMLSSTLRSLFAVAEKYPELKSDISFRQLQSRISEIEEMIADRREFYNETVNTYNIRIRQFPDFFIARQLGYRSRPMWKINPKHRDDVDIEFSYSSIAR is encoded by the coding sequence ATGGGAACCATACTCTTGATTTTGATGCTCACCGCATTGGCAGTAGTTGTTGTTTATATGATTATTATGTTCAACGGACTTATCACCCTGCAAAGTAACATTTCAAAATCCTGGAGCAATATAGACATCTTACTTAAACAGCGCTATGATGAGATCCCGAAATTGCTCAAAGTGTGTGAAGGGTATATGATACATGAGCGCACCACACTGGAAAATGTCACCAGGGCACGTGCCATACTCGATAACTCAAATAGCAAAGAACAACAGACACAGGCAAGCAATATGCTCTCATCAACACTTCGATCCCTCTTCGCTGTGGCAGAGAAATATCCCGAACTAAAAAGTGATATCAGTTTCCGACAGCTTCAGTCAAGAATTTCAGAAATTGAGGAGATGATTGCTGATCGCCGCGAATTCTATAACGAAACAGTCAACACCTACAACATCAGGATACGGCAATTTCCGGATTTTTTCATTGCCAGACAACTTGGATACCGTTCACGTCCAATGTGGAAAATCAATCCTAAGCATCGTGATGATGTAGATATAGAGTTCTCTTACAGTTCAATAGCCCGGTGA
- a CDS encoding Phosphoenolpyruvate-protein phosphotransferase of PTS system translates to MSQISSNGKRKVIRGVSVVPGLSVGVVHNYRDVLSRKFSVNYLKDHELRGEIHRFRKALEIARKEILDVGALIEDNLDKNSAQIFSFQYLSLKDREFIEEVEQEIYRRKVNAEAVVKDVFARKISEIHNNGSIKLQQTSDDLNDSMRFLLKALLDTQNALKVKGGRRLIITAKRLLPSDAVHFNARAISGIVTATGGQDSHIALLAREYSIPFVSNVDLEENLLTDGTRVIINAEEGKIVLNPPPREIKAAENAIAHRKEELKRVVSRTRNRKISYNGEPINIFANTFGPADVNMSLRYGAQGIGLYRVEGLYMSMRREPGAEQLFDILNQSLVKLKDKPVTLRLLDTGADKTIPSVSMDFDDSGPLGLRGIRLLFKNESLLRTQLSAFLRLSQFYDIRILIPLVTTSMDVKKTKTMLEEEKNKLIDSGVKLKNDPQIGAMIETPAAVAIADEIIEIVDFVSIGTNDLIQYTMVLDRDDPSFEEYRSEGIKIVFPMIRSVLEKSQARGKSCAVCGEIAGDTDYTKALLDAGLNNFSVTSSTIPFLKEKILSFSKKA, encoded by the coding sequence ATGTCCCAGATATCATCCAATGGTAAAAGAAAGGTAATCAGGGGTGTTTCGGTAGTACCTGGGTTGAGTGTTGGTGTTGTGCATAATTACCGGGACGTTCTCAGCCGCAAATTTTCAGTCAACTACCTCAAAGATCACGAACTCAGGGGTGAAATACATCGCTTCAGAAAAGCCCTCGAAATTGCCAGAAAAGAGATCCTGGATGTCGGGGCACTCATCGAAGATAATCTTGATAAAAATTCCGCACAAATATTCTCTTTCCAATACCTATCCCTCAAGGACAGGGAATTTATTGAAGAGGTTGAGCAAGAGATCTATAGAAGAAAGGTCAATGCCGAGGCTGTGGTTAAGGATGTTTTTGCAAGAAAAATATCTGAAATTCATAATAACGGCTCCATAAAACTTCAGCAAACATCCGATGATTTAAACGATTCGATGCGTTTTCTGCTCAAGGCACTGCTTGATACTCAGAATGCATTAAAAGTAAAGGGGGGCAGACGACTGATCATCACTGCTAAAAGACTGCTCCCGTCGGATGCTGTTCATTTCAATGCAAGGGCAATTTCTGGTATCGTTACCGCCACAGGGGGACAGGATTCCCATATCGCGCTGCTTGCAAGGGAATATTCTATTCCATTTGTAAGTAATGTTGACCTCGAAGAAAATCTTCTCACAGATGGCACCAGGGTAATAATCAATGCCGAGGAGGGTAAAATTGTTCTTAACCCACCACCCCGGGAAATCAAAGCGGCCGAAAATGCCATAGCGCACAGAAAAGAGGAGCTAAAGAGAGTTGTTTCCAGAACAAGAAATCGTAAAATCTCCTATAACGGAGAGCCGATAAATATATTTGCCAATACGTTCGGGCCTGCGGATGTCAACATGTCTTTGCGTTACGGAGCCCAGGGTATTGGATTGTACCGGGTAGAAGGATTATATATGTCAATGCGCAGGGAGCCTGGGGCCGAGCAGCTGTTTGACATCCTCAACCAATCTCTTGTGAAACTAAAGGATAAGCCGGTAACCCTCCGGTTGCTTGACACCGGTGCAGACAAGACAATCCCTTCTGTGTCAATGGATTTCGATGACAGCGGGCCTCTTGGACTGAGAGGTATACGTCTGCTGTTTAAAAATGAATCGCTTCTCAGAACTCAGCTCAGCGCGTTTTTACGCCTTTCTCAGTTCTATGATATCAGAATCCTGATTCCTCTGGTAACAACTTCAATGGATGTGAAAAAAACCAAAACAATGCTTGAAGAGGAAAAAAACAAGCTTATCGATTCCGGTGTGAAACTTAAAAATGATCCCCAAATCGGCGCAATGATTGAAACCCCTGCAGCTGTTGCCATTGCCGATGAGATCATTGAGATAGTTGATTTTGTGAGCATCGGGACCAATGATCTTATCCAATACACGATGGTTTTGGACAGAGACGATCCATCTTTCGAGGAGTACCGCTCTGAAGGGATTAAGATTGTGTTTCCTATGATCCGTTCTGTACTTGAAAAATCACAGGCAAGAGGGAAAAGCTGCGCAGTATGCGGGGAAATCGCAGGAGATACTGATTACACAAAAGCACTTCTCGACGCTGGACTGAACAATTTCAGCGTGACATCTTCCACAATACCCTTTCTTAAGGAAAAAATACTCAGCTTCTCAAAAAAAGCCTGA
- a CDS encoding ABC transporter ATP-binding protein — translation MIEIKNLSFSYPGGEKRVLKNISACFDDDGTISAILGESGSGKTTLLRCLGGFLQPQSGEIIVKGENISTIEEKHFRSMVGIVFQRLYLFPHRTVMGNLTLALEKVMRVPPKSAKEKGHAVLSRLGLEHLAQSYPSQLSGGQAQRVAIARALVLDPDYLLLDEPTSALDINTTRDFGDWLVHLQERTKFIIVTHDLPFVHDIASTGVLVNKGEIEAQGSIEMITDVFTRTHQSISEMS, via the coding sequence ATGATAGAAATAAAAAACCTCTCCTTTTCATACCCCGGCGGTGAGAAAAGGGTGCTAAAAAATATCAGCGCATGTTTTGACGATGATGGAACTATTAGTGCAATCCTTGGAGAAAGTGGTTCAGGCAAAACAACTCTTCTGCGATGCTTGGGAGGTTTCCTCCAGCCCCAGTCGGGGGAAATTATTGTAAAGGGAGAAAACATCAGCACAATTGAAGAGAAGCATTTCAGAAGTATGGTGGGGATAGTTTTTCAGCGCCTGTATCTGTTCCCTCACAGAACTGTAATGGGCAATCTCACTCTTGCACTTGAGAAAGTGATGAGAGTTCCGCCCAAATCAGCAAAAGAGAAGGGGCACGCGGTACTCAGCCGTCTGGGACTTGAGCACCTGGCCCAGAGCTACCCCTCGCAATTAAGTGGAGGTCAGGCACAGAGAGTTGCCATTGCAAGAGCACTGGTACTTGATCCCGATTACCTTCTTCTTGACGAGCCGACATCAGCACTTGACATAAACACAACCAGAGATTTTGGTGACTGGCTGGTGCACCTTCAGGAGCGTACCAAATTCATAATAGTCACCCATGACCTACCCTTTGTTCATGATATAGCATCTACAGGTGTTCTCGTTAACAAGGGAGAGATCGAGGCACAGGGCAGTATTGAAATGATCACTGATGTTTTTACCCGTACACACCAGAGCATCTCTGAGATGAGCTGA
- a CDS encoding TsaC protein (TsaC protein (YrdC-Sua5 domains) required for threonylcarbamoyladenosine t(6)A37 modification in tRNA), producing MGEIKSLLEIGGVLRVDTVSRSFYITSAFSAGGIAKILQLTEKSLEEPLVICINKRIDVLNLAEEFPEPAYHASGAFWPGALNLILKSKEKTPQILSGGKPYLIFNFPECKEMRELIAAAERPIALCETGCRESQRDELVDRVVKIGGTPFQESTTVSFVDPQNPLLISEGAVSEAALRSIVGPLLRSTLPFVDFWADLPESKPYRTPLFVTEKDSMFFDPSGTSGKVGVLTFGACAKESSQFFLNKTLSASENMCEAAQNFYETLREMDDSGCNSIIIETLPERDLGMKINAKLRKIGMDMNKFALLMNEAD from the coding sequence ATGGGAGAGATTAAATCTCTGTTGGAGATCGGAGGGGTGCTGAGGGTTGATACAGTATCCCGTTCTTTTTACATTACTTCTGCATTCAGCGCTGGCGGAATCGCAAAAATCCTGCAGCTTACAGAAAAGAGTCTTGAAGAGCCGCTTGTTATCTGCATCAATAAAAGAATAGATGTTCTCAATTTAGCTGAGGAGTTTCCCGAACCGGCCTATCATGCCTCAGGTGCGTTTTGGCCGGGGGCTTTGAATCTAATCTTAAAGAGTAAGGAGAAGACCCCTCAGATATTGAGCGGAGGAAAACCATATCTGATTTTCAACTTTCCGGAATGCAAAGAGATGAGAGAGCTGATAGCGGCAGCAGAAAGACCTATTGCACTATGTGAAACGGGGTGCAGAGAGAGCCAAAGAGATGAACTGGTGGATCGGGTTGTTAAAATCGGAGGTACACCGTTTCAGGAATCTACCACTGTTTCATTTGTCGATCCGCAAAATCCACTGCTCATATCTGAGGGGGCTGTTTCCGAGGCTGCTCTCAGGAGTATTGTCGGTCCGCTCTTACGTTCAACTCTTCCCTTTGTTGATTTCTGGGCTGATCTTCCGGAATCCAAACCTTACAGAACCCCTCTGTTTGTAACCGAAAAGGACTCTATGTTTTTTGATCCAAGTGGAACTTCCGGAAAGGTTGGAGTCTTGACTTTTGGCGCCTGTGCCAAAGAATCATCCCAGTTTTTTTTAAACAAAACACTCTCCGCATCGGAAAATATGTGTGAAGCGGCTCAGAATTTCTATGAGACATTGCGGGAGATGGACGATTCGGGGTGCAATTCAATTATAATTGAAACTCTGCCGGAAAGAGATCTGGGAATGAAAATAAATGCAAAACTTAGAAAAATCGGCATGGATATGAATAAATTTGCGCTGCTTATGAATGAGGCGGATTAG
- a CDS encoding Transcriptional regulator, AraC family, with the protein MIFLFHRVTITPGEENLRFITYSDSEDYGIECSEVLSLNVDRGLAAFSYTIGTKRDYPYIGMAVERTDSTYWNLARFNKITLRVDKNMTTPYTLLLGTMEEGFSSEDKPVTWRLFQDDINEISGERISLPMKHMQTPTWWFGTNSLSKNNNRKSLSRVRMIRLQNHPLAPRNTPQRIHLQRITFSHSAGRIMLFLVPSLGLMLFPLIKREKRLPGYRPLAIENRQSEELSILEEFIGKEYNRLDLSLQTVIRDTGLSEKSIRHTLKSKYGKGFIEYLTHIRMNEAARLLCQSDRQIAEIALFVGYRHPTTFTKIFNRTFGVSPRKYREHHRNNDT; encoded by the coding sequence ATGATCTTCCTTTTTCACCGTGTAACAATCACCCCGGGAGAAGAAAATCTTCGTTTTATCACATATTCAGACAGTGAAGATTACGGGATAGAATGCTCTGAGGTACTCTCCCTAAATGTAGATAGAGGACTTGCGGCATTCTCATATACTATTGGTACCAAAAGGGATTATCCCTATATCGGCATGGCTGTGGAAAGAACAGACAGCACTTACTGGAACCTTGCACGCTTTAACAAGATCACTCTCAGGGTGGACAAAAATATGACTACCCCCTATACTCTCCTTCTGGGGACCATGGAGGAGGGGTTTTCTTCTGAGGACAAACCCGTTACCTGGCGACTTTTTCAGGATGATATCAATGAAATATCAGGAGAACGTATCTCTTTGCCAATGAAACATATGCAAACTCCAACCTGGTGGTTTGGCACAAATTCCTTGAGTAAAAACAACAATCGTAAGAGCCTCTCCCGGGTACGAATGATCAGACTTCAGAACCACCCGCTGGCTCCCCGCAACACCCCTCAGCGGATCCATTTGCAAAGGATTACCTTTTCCCACTCCGCAGGCCGGATTATGCTGTTCCTTGTTCCATCACTGGGACTGATGCTCTTTCCGCTGATAAAAAGAGAAAAACGTTTACCCGGATACAGACCGCTTGCAATTGAGAATCGTCAAAGCGAAGAGTTGTCAATTCTTGAAGAATTTATAGGGAAAGAGTACAACCGCCTTGATCTGTCACTTCAGACAGTTATCAGGGATACCGGACTTTCAGAAAAGAGTATCCGCCACACACTTAAGAGCAAATATGGCAAGGGATTCATTGAATACCTCACCCACATACGAATGAATGAAGCAGCACGACTTCTCTGCCAATCAGACCGTCAGATCGCAGAAATAGCTTTGTTTGTTGGATACCGCCACCCAACGACATTTACCAAAATTTTTAACCGAACCTTTGGCGTTTCTCCCCGTAAATATCGTGAGCATCACCGAAATAATGACACATAA
- a CDS encoding ABC transporter substrate-binding protein, translating into MGKNQLMKKSVLFFTLILTLFFAVSGKPGQPLSVALTGQYPPFSFYDGRGEVRGFDVDISNAIAEKLGLELQIITTEWDGILAGLLANRYDAIIGSMAITPQRAERVLFSDPYYISGAQFFIHEENRQDIRSVSDLKSRRVGVVLGETFEHYLREHHPEIEVVTYRSTVDIFQDMHNRRIDAFLSDRLVGLYQVNSAEMPFVPAGDLLYEERMGIPVRKDNPELHGDINAALHELQREGILEQIHSKWFGPQSSGHTSDITTRTVVSMLIKGFSTTIQVALLSLVFGLLLAIPAGVLLHSEPKFWYSVVRGITDFIRGTPVLIQLFFIYFGAPQLGISLSPVTSAVITLTINSAAYMSEVIRSGLISVDQGQAFAARALGLNRLQQFTYVIWPQAFRIALPPLVNSSVALLKDTALVSVISVSEVIREAQSIISVTFDPMRYYFAVAIMFFVFTYPLMRLAGRIERNLKSKGFSV; encoded by the coding sequence TTGGGAAAAAATCAGCTTATGAAAAAATCAGTACTCTTTTTTACTCTTATTCTGACACTTTTCTTTGCTGTTTCAGGGAAACCGGGACAGCCCCTTTCAGTTGCCCTTACAGGTCAGTACCCTCCGTTCAGTTTCTATGATGGACGTGGTGAGGTAAGAGGGTTTGATGTGGATATATCCAACGCCATCGCAGAAAAGCTGGGTTTGGAACTGCAAATTATCACCACAGAATGGGACGGCATACTTGCCGGACTATTGGCAAACCGCTACGATGCGATCATCGGCTCAATGGCCATAACCCCTCAAAGAGCCGAAAGAGTCCTCTTTTCAGACCCCTACTATATCTCAGGGGCACAGTTTTTCATTCACGAAGAAAACCGGCAGGATATCAGGAGTGTAAGCGATTTAAAGTCCAGAAGGGTGGGAGTTGTTCTGGGCGAAACCTTTGAACATTACTTAAGAGAACATCACCCGGAAATTGAAGTTGTGACCTACAGAAGCACCGTCGATATATTCCAGGATATGCACAACAGACGCATAGATGCTTTTTTGAGCGACAGGCTGGTGGGACTCTACCAGGTTAACTCTGCAGAGATGCCCTTTGTACCGGCGGGAGATCTTCTCTATGAAGAAAGAATGGGTATTCCGGTGAGAAAAGATAATCCAGAGCTGCATGGTGACATCAACGCCGCACTCCACGAGCTCCAAAGAGAAGGGATTTTGGAGCAGATCCATTCCAAGTGGTTCGGTCCCCAAAGCTCCGGTCACACCTCCGATATCACAACCAGAACAGTTGTTTCAATGCTTATAAAGGGTTTCTCTACTACCATTCAGGTTGCTTTACTATCACTTGTGTTTGGTCTTCTGCTTGCGATACCAGCCGGAGTTCTGCTGCACTCAGAGCCAAAGTTTTGGTACAGTGTAGTACGGGGGATCACGGATTTCATTCGCGGCACCCCGGTTTTGATACAGCTGTTTTTTATCTACTTTGGGGCGCCTCAGCTTGGGATCTCCTTATCTCCTGTGACTTCTGCAGTGATCACTCTTACCATCAATTCTGCGGCCTATATGTCGGAGGTGATCCGTTCAGGGTTGATCTCTGTCGATCAGGGGCAGGCTTTTGCTGCGCGGGCACTGGGACTGAACCGTCTCCAACAATTCACCTATGTAATATGGCCCCAGGCATTCAGAATCGCCCTTCCACCACTTGTTAATTCCAGTGTGGCACTACTCAAAGATACCGCTTTGGTTTCTGTTATCTCGGTCAGCGAGGTAATACGTGAAGCACAATCGATAATCAGTGTAACTTTCGATCCGATGAGATACTACTTTGCAGTTGCGATCATGTTTTTTGTTTTTACCTATCCCCTGATGAGACTTGCGGGAAGAATAGAACGAAATCTTAAAAGTAAGGGCTTTTCTGTATGA
- a CDS encoding beta-glucanase, translated as MNKLKNFGTILMVSALLLKANPPMMEAFVEEFPATGEQKEMQYFRHDTGGGDAHFTWRSGVPSQTEPHTTVLALTMDPADLAGAWMGPNVYTPNLCHFGTYVTRLRIPDASSQPNVGSVVGFYTFYNDEWRDDLPNDINQSGLYDNSEIDFEWLIADPRIIYIGAYTDYGPTPETIGTENPVYVTRQISRAINLATGEIYHTKHIDSEPLGSAGTPLTSPEENTPASIESIEDFDASARFHTYGFDWLPESIRWWMLHPQTKDTVILWDYHGPQERITQKPANLMINIWHTNDWPVIGNPHSFEPPNDTFTVEIDWVSYTPYDQNDDTRSKAAGSLHHSRAPNSGFSLVSHTKGTMLLREENSPAKIMIYNLQGTLMEKFAITESQTLLSHYKVPVVVWMRDSSGNVFTRRLISQKRGK; from the coding sequence ATGAATAAACTCAAAAACTTTGGCACCATACTGATGGTCTCCGCTCTTTTGCTTAAAGCGAATCCGCCCATGATGGAGGCGTTTGTCGAAGAGTTTCCGGCAACAGGAGAGCAAAAAGAGATGCAGTATTTTCGTCATGACACAGGAGGTGGTGATGCTCATTTCACCTGGCGCTCCGGTGTGCCTTCTCAAACAGAACCACATACCACAGTTCTCGCCCTGACCATGGATCCAGCAGATCTTGCCGGTGCCTGGATGGGTCCCAATGTGTACACCCCAAACCTCTGCCATTTCGGCACATATGTAACCCGTCTGCGAATCCCCGATGCATCCTCACAACCAAATGTCGGCAGTGTTGTAGGCTTTTACACCTTTTACAATGATGAATGGAGAGATGATCTGCCAAACGATATAAACCAAAGCGGTTTGTATGATAACAGCGAAATCGATTTTGAGTGGCTTATTGCAGACCCCAGAATAATCTATATCGGAGCCTATACTGATTACGGTCCCACCCCGGAGACCATCGGTACAGAAAATCCCGTATATGTCACACGACAGATCAGCCGTGCGATAAATCTTGCCACCGGGGAGATCTACCACACAAAACACATTGACTCTGAACCACTGGGATCAGCCGGAACTCCACTCACCTCACCGGAAGAGAACACCCCTGCATCAATAGAGTCCATTGAGGATTTCGATGCATCGGCCCGGTTTCACACCTACGGATTCGACTGGCTTCCCGAGAGTATCAGGTGGTGGATGCTGCACCCCCAAACCAAAGACACAGTAATTCTTTGGGATTATCATGGTCCACAGGAGCGAATAACACAAAAACCGGCAAACCTGATGATCAATATCTGGCACACAAACGACTGGCCGGTTATTGGCAACCCACATTCCTTTGAACCCCCAAACGACACTTTCACTGTAGAGATAGACTGGGTCAGTTATACTCCCTATGACCAAAATGATGACACAAGATCTAAAGCAGCAGGCTCTCTGCATCATTCCAGAGCTCCAAACAGCGGATTTTCCCTTGTTTCCCACACTAAAGGCACAATGCTTTTACGGGAAGAAAACAGCCCAGCAAAAATTATGATCTACAATCTCCAGGGTACACTTATGGAGAAGTTTGCCATAACCGAATCACAAACCTTACTCTCCCACTACAAAGTACCGGTAGTTGTTTGGATGCGTGACAGCTCGGGAAACGTTTTTACCCGAAGGCTGATTTCACAAAAAAGGGGCAAATAA
- a CDS encoding NADPH dependent preQ0 reductase, which translates to MFFKNVTLLEDALTTDHFPALETFPCPYEKEETKSGVIRIVFPEFTCVCPKTGYPDFGAIHLCYLPDKLCIELKSWKLYLNSFRMIGTFHETATHHLFKTVKEALNPRWLYVAGDFYPRGNVDTTVVFETGGDRPAGTDTLLPLLSPHSKSK; encoded by the coding sequence ATGTTTTTTAAGAATGTCACACTGCTTGAAGATGCATTAACTACGGATCATTTCCCTGCACTTGAAACATTTCCATGCCCCTATGAAAAAGAAGAGACAAAAAGCGGGGTGATCAGGATTGTATTTCCGGAATTTACCTGTGTGTGCCCCAAAACCGGTTATCCCGATTTCGGAGCAATCCATTTGTGTTATTTGCCCGACAAACTCTGCATCGAGCTCAAATCGTGGAAATTGTACCTCAATTCTTTCCGCATGATAGGCACATTTCACGAAACCGCAACTCATCATTTGTTCAAGACTGTAAAAGAGGCACTCAATCCGCGCTGGCTCTATGTTGCGGGAGATTTCTATCCAAGGGGCAATGTGGATACCACTGTAGTATTTGAAACCGGAGGGGATCGTCCTGCCGGGACCGATACACTCCTGCCACTTCTTTCTCCTCACAGTAAAAGTAAATAA